GAATCTGTTGCAACCCGAACATCGACTGCGTTATCTTATCTTTATTCCGGCAACATAGTACTCAATTTGTGCctggttatttaaatttttttaattgggcTGTATGGTGCACGTTTCAATTTTGAGGATGTTTTTGatgtttatcttgattttgatcgtcaGTTAATATAAGAGCTGCATGCGATAGTGGTCCGATCAAAACAATATGATCGAACATGGTAGTAGTGCCTTAGTTAATAAACCATGTCAAGTTTCGGGAcaatatcttgccaaataaaataatttttcatacaagatcttgatcgatcagtttgtatgacagctatttgtTATAGTGATCCTATACCGGCGATTCCAAAAAATAATCAACTACTTGAAAGAaagtatatagaaaatatatctcAAAATCTGATGGACTAATTCACAGAGGGACACGCCAAAATAAACTCAGCTCATTAGGCTGATCATTAATTTAATACATAGATATAGGAGATCCGACGTTTCCTCCTGACTGTTATAAACTTTCACGTAAGCTTAGCACACTCTGTTCCTTATTTAATATAgacatactaatattataatataattaatttttattcattaagcGTTTCGTGAAATAAAGATTTGatcgaataaaaaataataaaatttttagttttctgcttaaaaaagtAAGGCAGATAATCAAACACCTTTACTGTTTTTAGCATAGTTGAAATTATGGCATAAATTCCaagttttatgtttatttaggAAACGCTGTGCCATAAAGCACAACCGTAGATAAACACTTTAACATTTATACATACTACGGTATATAGGAAATTTGTTATGATTCGATTTCATTTGATTCTAACAATATAAAAACACACATGTTCTATACATACatgacattttaaaaataatataaatatttttttgtaatgccTTTCTCCTTGTTTGCTCGCATTTGTGCATCACTTCCGCGAAGGACGTCAAAGTCAAAGTCGAAGAGAAATTAACTTTTATGGAAGTAGTGCTagtttttcctacagggcagtttaacttttgattaattttacttttcccATCAATGACTTTTTTATACGTCACGAATACCATGAACCGCGGTGACTCGGCTACAGTTAGGAAATGGTTAGTAAAAGAGCGAACAACAACAGTTGCCTTCGAATAACCACATACTACATTAGACATAAAAACCCCGAAATGTGGACTTATACCACGTATGTAGTTAAATGCATACCTAAAACCAATTGGTATTTCTTTTGGCGCTTCATTTTACAGAAGTGCATTTGATGTTTAACTGAATTTGCCGCTAAATGCCGGAAATTCCATACTTTGGTCTGCATTAAAAGAGAGCTtcttagaattaaaaaaataccatAAATCGACTCAGCGTGAAATAATGgtgaaattcaaaattattaatctTTTCATAAAGTattacgcatatgtatgtaggtacatatgtacatatgtacatacatatattgtatagttATGTGGTGGTTAACCTATTTCATGAAGTTGTAGTACATAATACAGCCAAAACGAGAGAACTGACTACATGAACGGAacgattttcaaatttcaataacaaaaatatttttctttcacagaactttttcaaaacatatttacaaattatcAATTAATATCCATAGTTCgtatatttcaattaatgtaaTATGTGCTAGACCATGATTTAGACCGATTTAGTCCTTATCGCTAAATCACTTTGTTGTCAAGAAAACTTGTagtttgaaaattgttatacaaatgtacattcatacatatacatacatatactatgtaaatacatatgtaacatattGGGCTTTGGTAACTCTTGTACGTACCTCGCCCATTTTTGGCTCCAGTCGACAATATATGCAAGATCATTCATTCACTTCATTTTATTGAGATGTCTTACATACATGTTGAGCGACATACATTCATGTATACAAATGTGGTATAAATTCAGCCGAAGATTGAAAATCTTAGTAGTAAATACCATGGTATAGATCAATAATCTGGTGCGAATATAAGCgcaaaatattcatataaaaaaaattaaaacccaCTATTATGTGCTATTCACACCTGCGAACGAAAATTCTTTGTCAGCCATAGCTTTTGctaatattgttaaataaatgaaaattaaaatgtttatctACTATCGCTGTTTCCTTTTCCGTTTTCCGTTTTCCACATTTCACAATACTCTTATTCACTATAAACTTAACTCGTATTGTGAATAGTTCATTTGTTAACAGCTAATCACAATGGGTTGCCAATACCTTGCAAATTTGATCAGCTGTTCCtcctaatattttttattttattttttactttctaaTAATTCAAACTATAACTAAGTATTggtaaaattcaataattttacataatttacttatataaatgagaattttttttctcaaatagcACAGTCATAATTATTAGCTTGCACTGTTATGCAAACCCTTTCTAAAGAAATCTAATGCAACTAGAGTCAACTCTgtcattaataaaaataaacaaaaaaattaagatctTCCATAAGGTGTGTGAGAgggtaatatttattaaaaattatggtttGTGGAAATGGACTTTGatgtttgatattgttttaTGTAAACTAGAAATCGACGATTCGCtgttttaatcaattttataaacatatcgCACATAAAAGGGctataaaaaacatttgacAGTGTTGTTTATGTTAGAAAACCTTGGCAAAGTGTGCTTCCTACAAGTGTTTACACATGTACACCCTCCTCCATCCACCCACAAAGTTTTAGCCGAATATACAACACGCACATTTCATTTGTGACGCAGCAGCAATACCATTGTTAATGGCTTCGAATTCGCAGGTTGGAAAAATTGTGGTCGTCGTTGCACTCACATTATTTCTGTACTATTTCTTTTGGGTATCCATATTGCCGTTTATGTTAATTGATGAAGGTGAGCGGAGTGATGACagatataaagattttaatatATGATAACTAAAGGCATTGACTGTCCTATTGTATTCCAATTAATGTGAGCTGATGTCAGTGAACATATGTAATGTGACCATTTTAGTTCCATAAACGAAAAACATACGCATGTATAAAGACTTCATTAAAAGAATATGTGCTTTCTAAATTCTGTTCCTTTGCATATGTTGCGTATTTTATTGTGTCAATATATGAAGTTTTATTCCTTAATTGTTCTATTTATAGGTAACTTCATACATTCGTTATTTCCGCCGCTTGAATATGCATTCATATTTCCTGCAATATTTGGAGTGATATTTATTGGTGGCATATCAATATACACGCTGTACCACATTTGGGATCatatttggaagaaaaaaactatttaaaatcgTACGTCATTAGCTGCTCTTACCTTgttctaaaataaaaacaaaacatcaGTGAAAAGCAAATAATTGTGAAACGCGTCAGCGCCTGGTTCATAAGGTTATCTAACATTGGCACACTATTTCCCGTTCAAACTTTATCAGCTCTAATTCCATACTTCAACTTTCGACAAATACCGGCAGTAAGTGTATTGAACTGGTGTAGTGCGAACGGTCTATCAGAATGCCGCCGTGGCTGGTAATAGGTGTTTCAGGTGTAACATGTGGTGGTAAAACAACTTTGGCACACCGCTTGCGGGACTACTTTCAACAATCACGCGGCGGATCACTGTGGAATACCCCCTACATTGTGGGCGAGGTGCAGCTTATATCACAAGATGATTACTTCCTACCAGTTTTCGATTTACGACACAAGTGGAATGAAAAACTGAAGGTGATAAATTTTGAACTATTAAGCTCGCTCGATATGAAACATATGCTCTCTGACATAGCATGGATAATGAAAGGTCGCAACTTGGCAAGTGATCCAATGGAATACGTTGATTACATTAACGAGATGTCCATGTCAACGAATTTCGAGCATTATGGGCAACCAGTTACGCAACAAATGTACCATCCCAACAGCTATAAAGTCAATCAATGTGGCTTATCATCGCGACATCAaagtcaacaaacacaaagtcAACACAATCAATATCTACATCATCATTGTCAACCACTGCATCAGCATGCACACATTCATGCAAATGCTAATGTGGCCCATTCTTCCCACATAATGCGTATCAACTCACAATTGGCGCATATGCGTGACAACAAAATCAATCTGCTCATAATTGAAGGTTTCACCATCTTCAATCAGCCGGAGTTATTAACATTATGTAATATTAAGTTCCATTTTCATTTGCCATATGAAAAATGTTACGCGCGTCGTCAAAAACGCACTTATGATCCACCTGACGTTACTGGATATTTTGAAATATGCGTATGGCCACATTACGAGAAGAATTTCAATGAGATACGAGATCGACAAGATATTACTTTTCTAAATGGTGAATTAAGCAAAGAACGTATTTTCAAATTTGTCCTGCAAAAAATATCTAACTACTTCGAGGAACGCTGTGATGTGGCCTGTCCGCCGCCACAGAAGCTTTTAGGCATACCGAGTTGTTTGGCAAATGGTCCCATGAGTAATGAGAGTTGTGCTAGCAGTAGTACACGTTTAATAGCCGGTATTGGTGGTAACGTGACAAAAGCCAGCCCTATGGAACAACAGTGAATTTATGGgggaatttattttgaaattctcTAGTATGAAAGCTTGTTACAATTGTAAAGATTTCCTAacatattatttacattaatttattactatttaaatGCACCAAAATTTTACATCTTAAGcgtgttatttaaaaaatgaggATACCAGTTTTTAGTTGTAATAAAGTTGCAGTCATTTTGAGTACCGAAATTGTAAAAACTCAAGATGTATACTtattgtatatagatatatattaaaaatgaaccATCGTACCTTGTACTCACTATGTAATTATgcgtacaaaatattaaataattttgatgaatgtaaatgaactataaataattgaaaatagtaaTCATGAAATAAAAGATTATAttatcttatatacatataaaaattatttttcttatacatataccCGCAGAACCACAGCCCGAAAAGAAGTGAAAATTTGCACAGTTATTGGTGTATTCCTGCagattgtttttgcaaaatcaccaatcaaaaacatttttataatcatTGACATTTATTCAAGGAATTCAATGCGAGCGAAGCCGCGGGAAAAGCTAGTAGTTGTTGaagcaaaactattttaccatttttattcAGCAAAGAAAACTTACCCGCTGCGATAATGTAAGCCTTTTTTCAACAGAGCAGTGGATGAGGAACGAAAATCATACTATAGTaaattgtacttaaatatttctCATTCGATTTGCTTTATCTATGAGTATACAAGCGCAAGAGCTTAAATTTCGTAACACAAAGCTGAAGTGTTTCACTCTAATAATGATCTGTTTATTAATCTTGCcagaattataaatatttcatatttttattggtttGCTACACTTGTAATTATTATCCAATACATTGCGAAATtggtttatttttgtatttatatatttttgtttaaacttCCTATCATacgattttattatatatttgtataaagtgAACATACTACAATGGTATTCAATTTCAATGCATGCCAttacaaatgtgtgtgtatgtatatttataaactaCTAAATGACGTGTTTTCTGTTTACATTGCATTTTTATGCATGTGGTGTGGGGTGACTACGagatacaaacatttttttaattattgttaagTTTCTAGTTCTAGTATGCTTTGTAacaattatgtatgtgtgtataatcATGTAATGTAGTTTTATATGCGAATCTTGCGCATAAGTTATATAAACACCAATTACTTTGCGGAATTGGCATGCCCAAAAAGAGACTGCAAAACAACATGGTTTGGATGATGGCGAAAATGGTGACGTAGCCAATACTTGCATTAGGCGTAATtgctt
This genomic stretch from Bactrocera dorsalis isolate Fly_Bdor chromosome 5, ASM2337382v1, whole genome shotgun sequence harbors:
- the LOC105225031 gene encoding uncharacterized protein LOC105225031; the encoded protein is MPPWLVIGVSGVTCGGKTTLAHRLRDYFQQSRGGSLWNTPYIVGEVQLISQDDYFLPVFDLRHKWNEKLKVINFELLSSLDMKHMLSDIAWIMKGRNLASDPMEYVDYINEMSMSTNFEHYGQPVTQQMYHPNSYKVNQCGLSSRHQSQQTQSQHNQYLHHHCQPLHQHAHIHANANVAHSSHIMRINSQLAHMRDNKINLLIIEGFTIFNQPELLTLCNIKFHFHLPYEKCYARRQKRTYDPPDVTGYFEICVWPHYEKNFNEIRDRQDITFLNGELSKERIFKFVLQKISNYFEERCDVACPPPQKLLGIPSCLANGPMSNESCASSSTRLIAGIGGNVTKASPMEQQ
- the LOC105225030 gene encoding uncharacterized protein LOC105225030 → MASNSQVGKIVVVVALTLFLYYFFWVSILPFMLIDEGNFIHSLFPPLEYAFIFPAIFGVIFIGGISIYTLYHIWDHIWKKKTI